A DNA window from Paenibacillus sp. HWE-109 contains the following coding sequences:
- a CDS encoding sensor histidine kinase, with the protein MLARYASARWRAQTPMRIDDIIRLGEERMTLMQHLKIKHKLFVFILAGVIASSGLAWLFVQQSHKLYEQIIYREASDKFYLFSERMEEKLREIDKLSLSIFSDPEVQADLKTMKMSPATYEAFEAANKLKRKLLTYHQSDFSVSSITILDASGNLLSAGVNAASINDGNKERFQNLGHVWGGASVWVGGEEQQETFYAVRDIREIADLSLERLGTLMIGVEAPKVVYASSQRHGNYDSELMITSGDRLLFTSNRDLPLPIARRGDSNVVALNGKSYLAAQFTLAYTGWTFIHFISYDAVFSHVNMMKNVLLGLYVLLAVVLLWLGMRFSLSMTRPLEALTQRISLVEKGNFEIGEPFYPVNRDELSILNRNFDKMTERLDALIKENYVKQIQLKEAEYEALKAKVNPHFLYNTLDSIHWMAKGYGHGDLARMVKALGDMLRSTIRQKEFVTLREELAHLRNYVTIQQFRFEERLSYQMDIPEELLSLHLPWLILQPVVENCMKYGVDAATGRCEITLTAELEADRLALIIQDKGPGMANPLDRDESAAEEPVSDSTGIGLSNIHDRIQLWFGDTYGIRIEQGRQRGAVIRIEVPILPNPPGTKVKGNRRNSDERL; encoded by the coding sequence ATGCTTGCACGGTATGCATCGGCAAGATGGAGGGCACAGACGCCGATGCGGATCGATGATATAATCAGGTTGGGTGAGGAACGAATGACGCTGATGCAGCATTTGAAAATTAAACATAAGCTTTTTGTATTTATTCTGGCAGGAGTAATTGCCTCAAGCGGGCTGGCCTGGCTGTTTGTACAACAGTCGCATAAGCTGTATGAGCAAATCATTTATCGGGAAGCTTCGGACAAATTTTATTTGTTTTCCGAACGAATGGAAGAGAAGCTGCGGGAAATCGATAAGCTGTCGCTCTCGATCTTTTCCGATCCGGAAGTGCAAGCCGATTTGAAGACGATGAAGATGTCTCCGGCAACCTATGAGGCGTTTGAGGCTGCCAACAAGCTGAAGCGTAAACTGCTGACGTATCACCAGTCGGATTTCTCCGTCTCGTCGATTACGATTCTAGATGCAAGCGGCAACTTGCTGAGTGCAGGGGTGAACGCGGCTAGCATTAATGATGGGAACAAGGAGCGGTTTCAGAATCTTGGACATGTCTGGGGAGGGGCTAGCGTGTGGGTCGGCGGGGAAGAGCAGCAGGAAACTTTCTACGCTGTCAGGGACATCCGTGAAATTGCGGATTTGAGCCTGGAACGGCTGGGCACACTGATGATCGGCGTTGAGGCGCCTAAGGTCGTGTACGCCTCAAGTCAGCGGCATGGCAACTATGATTCTGAGCTGATGATTACTTCTGGCGACCGGCTGCTGTTCACGAGCAACCGCGACTTGCCTCTGCCAATCGCGCGCAGGGGTGACTCCAATGTCGTTGCATTAAACGGCAAAAGCTATCTGGCAGCGCAATTTACGCTTGCTTATACAGGCTGGACATTCATCCACTTTATCTCCTATGATGCCGTCTTCAGTCACGTGAATATGATGAAAAATGTACTGCTTGGTTTATACGTGCTGCTTGCTGTTGTGCTGCTCTGGCTTGGCATGCGCTTTTCACTTAGTATGACCCGACCGTTAGAAGCGCTGACACAGCGTATTTCTCTGGTAGAGAAGGGGAATTTTGAAATCGGCGAGCCTTTTTACCCAGTAAACAGGGATGAATTAAGTATTTTGAATCGCAACTTTGATAAAATGACAGAGCGCCTGGATGCGTTAATCAAGGAAAATTATGTGAAACAAATTCAACTCAAAGAAGCGGAATATGAGGCGCTCAAGGCTAAAGTGAACCCGCATTTTCTGTACAATACGCTCGATTCGATTCACTGGATGGCGAAGGGCTACGGTCATGGAGATCTGGCCCGGATGGTCAAGGCGCTCGGCGATATGCTGCGCAGTACAATTAGGCAAAAGGAATTTGTAACCTTGCGCGAGGAATTGGCTCATTTACGCAATTATGTTACGATTCAGCAGTTTCGTTTTGAAGAGCGGCTTAGCTACCAAATGGACATACCGGAGGAGCTGCTTAGCCTTCATTTGCCGTGGTTGATTCTGCAGCCAGTGGTGGAGAATTGCATGAAATATGGTGTCGATGCAGCAACAGGGCGATGCGAGATTACGCTGACGGCAGAGCTAGAAGCAGATCGTTTGGCACTGATTATACAGGATAAAGGACCGGGCATGGCTAACCCCCTTGATCGTGATGAATCAGCCGCAGAGGAGCCTGTATCGGACAGCACTGGAATTGGCTTATCCAATATCCATGATCGGATTCAATTGTGGTTCGGAGATACATACGGCATCCGGATTGAGCAAGGACGCCAGCGAGGTGCGGTTATTCGCATTGAGGTGCCGATCTTGCCGAACCCGCCAGGAACGAAAGTCAAGGGAAACAGGAGGAACAGCGATGAACGCCTATAA
- a CDS encoding response regulator transcription factor — translation MNAYKILLVDDERIIREAIARTVDWERLGLTLIGTAADGHQAWEQIEELRPDIVLTDIKMPRIDGLELIRRTKEHLPDTRFAVLSGYDEFDLAVRAMNHGVKHYLLKPCDEQEIELALSEIIRELDEARRRDKLLAAARQADEARLTEREPLLALLLEEPLVLAPDAAEHLRQAKQLGLKLRLIFVQWETATACQELRVREVAAAQSGADRPLGQSAVAGNRLLASVADAGLAPAVAAAQLLRDELLSRCPGLRLTVAVSDAGPPEALARLYKDAQAYAARVFYLGAGRIATSELAEPARAAGAAPEAARGELVAAALRVGDIDGARQELAAFFQALAAARCDRHTSLSLCLQLMTAMLKDTPPEELLSKTAQLLSLPTLGDIEHCIAGELEIAAQRFEDSSTHKGTAVVMRMKRLIAYYLAHEELSLQWLGQHHLFMNAEYLGRLFRKETNEKFSLYLTRLRIERAKELIATETESKMYEIAERSGFGGDQQYFGNVFKKFTGLSPLEYRKSLSGESR, via the coding sequence ATGAACGCCTATAAGATCTTACTTGTTGATGATGAGAGAATTATCCGCGAGGCGATTGCCAGAACGGTTGATTGGGAACGTCTTGGGTTAACGTTGATTGGAACAGCGGCAGATGGGCATCAAGCATGGGAACAAATCGAAGAGCTGCGGCCAGACATTGTACTAACGGATATCAAAATGCCGCGGATTGACGGTCTGGAACTGATTCGTCGAACCAAAGAACACCTGCCAGACACGCGGTTCGCGGTTCTTTCTGGCTATGATGAATTCGACCTCGCCGTGCGGGCGATGAATCACGGCGTCAAACACTACTTGCTCAAGCCATGCGATGAGCAAGAGATCGAGCTGGCGCTCAGCGAGATCATCCGCGAGTTGGACGAGGCGCGTCGCCGTGACAAGCTGCTCGCTGCCGCGCGTCAAGCAGACGAAGCGCGGCTGACGGAACGCGAGCCGCTGCTTGCTTTGCTGCTCGAGGAGCCCTTGGTCTTGGCGCCGGATGCCGCCGAGCATCTGCGGCAGGCGAAGCAGCTGGGCCTCAAGCTGCGGCTTATCTTCGTGCAGTGGGAGACGGCTACGGCGTGCCAAGAACTGCGCGTCCGCGAGGTGGCTGCCGCGCAGAGCGGGGCGGATCGGCCGCTCGGACAGAGCGCCGTTGCCGGGAACCGGCTGCTGGCGTCCGTCGCAGACGCCGGTCTTGCCCCGGCTGTAGCCGCTGCGCAGCTGCTGCGCGACGAGCTGCTGAGCCGCTGCCCCGGCCTGCGGCTGACGGTGGCGGTCAGCGATGCCGGACCGCCGGAGGCGCTCGCGCGCCTGTACAAGGACGCGCAGGCTTATGCCGCGCGCGTCTTCTACCTCGGCGCCGGGCGCATAGCCACGAGCGAGCTGGCTGAGCCGGCGCGCGCGGCTGGCGCTGCGCCCGAAGCGGCTCGCGGCGAGCTGGTCGCCGCCGCTTTGCGCGTCGGCGACATCGATGGAGCGCGGCAGGAGTTGGCCGCGTTCTTCCAGGCGCTGGCCGCCGCCCGCTGTGATCGGCACACGTCGCTAAGCCTGTGCCTTCAGTTGATGACAGCGATGCTCAAGGATACGCCGCCGGAGGAACTGCTGAGCAAGACAGCGCAGCTGCTTAGTTTGCCGACGCTTGGTGACATTGAGCACTGCATCGCTGGCGAGTTGGAGATCGCGGCGCAGCGCTTCGAGGATTCCTCGACGCATAAGGGCACGGCAGTCGTCATGCGGATGAAGCGGCTGATCGCCTATTATTTGGCGCATGAAGAATTATCGCTGCAATGGCTTGGACAGCATCACCTGTTCATGAATGCAGAGTACTTGGGTCGCTTGTTTCGCAAAGAAACGAATGAAAAGTTTTCGCTGTATTTGACGCGTTTGCGAATCGAGCGGGCGAAGGAGTTAATTGCTACAGAGACCGAAAGCAAGATGTATGAGATCGCCGAACGCTCGGGATTTGGCGGCGATCAGCAGTATTTCGGCAACGTGTTCAAGAAGTTTACAGGCCTTTCGCCGCTCGAATACAGGAAGAGTCTATCGGGCGAGTCTCGCTGA
- a CDS encoding acyl-CoA dehydrogenase family protein: MTTDVRSDAFIRNEREAELAQRSDRLAARFAERSALHDTEGSFPFANFADLREAGYLQLTVPRAYGGEEASLYELVLAQERLARGDGSTALAVGWHVGLLHQLRFTHAWPETLYARFCRESVETGALVNHLATERATGSPSRGGRPETKAVATKGGWLLSGRKTYSTLSPILTCFTVSAAIEGTEETGEFYVRAGSGVRVEETWNTLGMRATGSHDVVLEDVFVPDDQLVHRSGAPREERTPDEGGWLLHIPACYIGIAHAARSFAINFAQQYRPNSLTTPIAELPNIRRQIGEMEIALVTARTVLYSVADRWDREPERRKALKAELGLAKQVATNQAISIVDTAMRVVGAASLSRSLPLERMYRDVRAGLHNPPMDDIVVNGLAQRALDEVKLMNT, from the coding sequence ATGACTACGGACGTAAGATCAGATGCATTTATTCGGAATGAGCGCGAGGCAGAGCTTGCGCAGCGATCCGATCGATTAGCTGCTCGCTTCGCGGAGCGTTCGGCGCTGCATGATACAGAGGGAAGCTTTCCGTTCGCCAATTTCGCGGATCTTCGCGAGGCAGGCTACTTGCAGTTGACCGTTCCGCGTGCCTACGGTGGAGAGGAAGCGTCGCTGTACGAATTGGTGCTTGCCCAGGAACGGCTCGCGCGAGGCGATGGCTCAACGGCGCTTGCGGTGGGTTGGCATGTAGGATTGCTGCATCAGCTGCGCTTTACGCATGCTTGGCCGGAAACGTTGTACGCACGTTTTTGCCGTGAGTCGGTGGAAACCGGCGCGCTGGTTAATCATTTGGCGACGGAGCGGGCAACAGGCAGTCCGAGCCGGGGAGGAAGACCGGAGACGAAGGCCGTTGCTACCAAGGGCGGATGGCTGCTGAGTGGACGCAAAACCTACAGTACGCTGAGCCCGATCCTCACTTGTTTTACCGTTTCGGCGGCGATTGAAGGCACGGAGGAGACCGGGGAGTTTTATGTGCGTGCCGGGTCGGGCGTGCGTGTGGAAGAAACGTGGAACACGCTTGGCATGCGCGCTACGGGGAGCCATGACGTTGTGCTTGAAGATGTATTCGTGCCTGATGATCAGTTGGTTCATCGATCGGGAGCACCGCGCGAGGAGCGCACACCCGACGAAGGCGGCTGGCTATTGCATATTCCCGCTTGTTATATCGGGATTGCGCATGCGGCCAGAAGCTTTGCAATTAATTTCGCGCAGCAGTATCGACCGAACAGCTTGACCACACCGATCGCTGAACTGCCGAATATTCGGCGTCAAATCGGTGAAATGGAAATCGCGCTTGTGACGGCGCGTACGGTTCTATACTCGGTTGCCGATCGCTGGGACCGTGAACCTGAGCGGCGCAAAGCGCTGAAGGCGGAGCTGGGCTTGGCTAAACAGGTAGCCACGAATCAGGCCATCTCGATTGTAGATACAGCGATGCGTGTCGTCGGTGCTGCGAGTTTGTCGCGCAGCCTGCCATTGGAGCGGATGTACCGCGACGTGCGGGCAGGGCTGCACAATCCGCCGATGGACGACATTGTGGTCAACGGGTTGGCGCAGAGAGCTCTGGATGAAGTGAAACTTATGAATACCTAA
- a CDS encoding ABC transporter substrate-binding protein: MAKARITGLTVALSTVLALAGCSSGTTSSAPAATSAATAAATTAPVSKDPVTLRMTYWAGSQLTVDRNNAVVQLFQKAYPNIKVEAEYYAGDAYWDKMSVLAASNNLPDVIRMDYSKITNFVGKNLLLPLDDYLKDKTINLEGVNPIHNAGGRFNDKQYGINIGNNALVMFYNPELLEKAGVKPPADNYTWEQYEKDLRTIKDKLGIFGDTHLAQSHFSVWLRQHDKSLFNKGQDALGYEDDQLFIDFFKQQLRWQKDGLVTPLGTELEVKSLEDGPFTKGQTAFGGFSYWSNHVDIMEKQLKKNVGLAMYPGDGKGMYIKPSFFHSIAKSSKHPKEAALFIDFYTNNIEAAKSLNAYFGMPYNPKVIQGIQDTFTETQKRVVAYLTNVEKYASAIDAPEPAAGAEVTKVFKNISDEILFEKTTPEEGAKRFRKEAGAILAKGK, translated from the coding sequence ATGGCAAAAGCAAGAATAACAGGTTTAACAGTTGCCTTGAGCACTGTGTTGGCGTTGGCAGGCTGCTCAAGCGGTACTACTTCCAGTGCGCCAGCTGCGACAAGCGCTGCAACGGCAGCGGCCACGACAGCTCCGGTATCCAAAGATCCGGTTACACTGCGCATGACATATTGGGCAGGTTCGCAATTGACCGTAGACAGGAATAATGCTGTCGTGCAGCTGTTTCAGAAGGCCTACCCGAACATTAAAGTAGAGGCTGAATATTATGCGGGCGATGCGTATTGGGATAAAATGAGCGTGCTCGCGGCTTCGAATAATTTGCCGGATGTGATCCGGATGGATTACTCCAAAATTACGAATTTCGTCGGCAAAAATTTGCTCCTCCCATTGGATGACTATTTGAAGGACAAAACGATTAATCTGGAAGGCGTCAACCCCATCCATAATGCCGGCGGTCGTTTCAATGACAAGCAATACGGCATCAACATAGGGAACAATGCGCTGGTCATGTTCTATAATCCGGAACTGCTTGAGAAAGCAGGGGTCAAACCGCCGGCAGACAATTATACATGGGAACAGTACGAGAAGGATTTGCGTACGATCAAGGATAAGCTCGGCATCTTCGGTGATACTCACTTAGCGCAGTCGCATTTCAGCGTCTGGCTTCGCCAGCATGACAAGTCACTTTTCAACAAAGGACAGGATGCGCTCGGGTATGAGGACGATCAGCTCTTCATCGACTTCTTTAAGCAGCAGCTTCGCTGGCAGAAGGATGGACTCGTTACACCGCTGGGCACGGAGTTGGAAGTGAAAAGCTTGGAGGATGGTCCTTTTACGAAGGGACAGACGGCTTTCGGCGGATTCTCTTATTGGAGCAACCACGTCGATATTATGGAAAAACAGCTGAAAAAGAATGTCGGCTTAGCGATGTATCCGGGCGACGGCAAGGGGATGTACATTAAGCCATCCTTCTTCCATTCCATTGCCAAATCGTCGAAGCATCCTAAGGAAGCCGCGCTCTTTATTGATTTCTATACGAATAATATCGAAGCTGCCAAATCACTCAACGCTTACTTCGGTATGCCTTATAACCCTAAAGTGATTCAGGGTATCCAAGATACATTCACGGAAACACAAAAACGCGTCGTCGCTTATTTAACGAATGTAGAGAAATATGCGTCTGCGATTGATGCACCGGAACCAGCTGCTGGAGCCGAAGTAACCAAGGTGTTCAAAAATATCAGCGACGAAATTTTATTCGAGAAAACGACGCCGGAAGAAGGCGCGAAGCGATTCCGCAAAGAAGCAGGCGCAATTCTGGCCAAAGGGAAATAA
- a CDS encoding carbohydrate ABC transporter permease, with protein sequence MAQPTRGKKLRDYRNAAGYAFISPWLIGFILFSVAPMIVSLALAFTKYDILSPPEWVGLDNFKEMFTGDPRYWKSVTATLLFVFIAVPLRLLFALVVAILLNSRLKLAGLFRSAFYLPTLIGGSVAVAVMWRQLFGAQGAVNSLLSAVTGQSFQTSWITHPTTAIFSLVLLAVWQFGSAMLIFLAGLKQVPKELYEAVTVDGAGAWQKFRWITLPLLTPVIFFNLVMGIINGFKVFTEGMLVTGGGPFDKTLFYALYLYEKSFRYYEMGYGSAMAWVLLAVIACFTAALFATSRNWVHYESRGD encoded by the coding sequence ATGGCGCAACCAACGCGAGGAAAGAAGCTGCGGGATTATCGCAATGCGGCGGGCTATGCGTTCATTTCGCCGTGGCTCATAGGATTTATCCTGTTCTCCGTCGCACCGATGATCGTTTCGCTTGCGCTCGCATTTACCAAATATGATATTTTATCACCGCCGGAATGGGTTGGACTAGATAATTTCAAAGAAATGTTCACAGGCGATCCGCGTTATTGGAAGTCAGTGACTGCAACACTCCTGTTCGTGTTCATTGCGGTTCCGCTGCGGCTGTTGTTCGCACTTGTTGTGGCGATTCTGCTGAATTCGCGTTTGAAGCTGGCGGGCTTATTTCGCTCGGCCTTCTATTTGCCTACATTGATTGGCGGCAGCGTCGCTGTGGCCGTTATGTGGCGTCAACTGTTCGGCGCCCAAGGCGCGGTCAATTCGCTGCTGTCAGCAGTGACCGGACAATCCTTCCAAACTTCATGGATCACGCATCCCACGACGGCGATTTTCTCGCTTGTTCTACTTGCCGTATGGCAGTTTGGTTCCGCCATGCTGATCTTTCTGGCTGGCTTGAAGCAGGTGCCGAAGGAACTGTACGAGGCTGTTACCGTTGACGGGGCAGGAGCTTGGCAGAAATTCCGCTGGATCACATTGCCGCTGCTAACACCGGTGATTTTCTTTAATTTAGTCATGGGAATTATTAATGGGTTTAAGGTTTTTACGGAGGGCATGCTTGTAACTGGGGGCGGACCGTTCGATAAAACACTGTTCTACGCGTTGTATTTGTACGAGAAGTCATTTCGCTATTATGAAATGGGCTATGGATCTGCTATGGCATGGGTACTGCTGGCGGTAATTGCTTGTTTCACAGCGGCATTGTTCGCGACATCACGTAATTGGGTGCACTATGAATCGAGGGGAGACTAG
- a CDS encoding carbohydrate ABC transporter permease: MISKQRQILHMILLHTFTAGFALVMMYPLLWMVSSSLKDTSEIFVHAHQLIPSTFKLDNYSNGFKGFAGISFAVFFKNSLIVTILSVIGTVISSVLTAYGFARIRFRGAAIWFACMMTTMMLPSEVLTIPQYILFQKLGWVNTFKPLIIPSFFGGAFFIFLLIQFLRGIPKELDESAKIDGCGLFGILARILLPLLISPIITVAIFKFYWTWDDFFSPLLYLNSPKLATVALALKNFSDPTMQTDWGALFAMSVLSLVPVVLVFAGFQKYMVDGISTTGLKG; encoded by the coding sequence ATGATCTCCAAACAAAGACAAATCTTGCATATGATTCTGCTGCATACCTTTACCGCAGGTTTTGCCCTGGTTATGATGTACCCGCTGTTATGGATGGTGTCAAGCTCGCTGAAAGATACGAGTGAAATCTTCGTCCATGCGCACCAATTAATCCCTTCCACCTTTAAATTGGATAATTATTCGAACGGATTTAAAGGATTCGCGGGCATCTCGTTTGCTGTATTTTTCAAAAATTCGCTGATTGTCACAATCTTATCCGTGATCGGAACGGTCATTTCATCTGTTTTGACGGCCTATGGCTTTGCGCGTATTCGGTTTCGCGGAGCGGCCATCTGGTTCGCCTGCATGATGACGACGATGATGCTGCCCAGCGAAGTGCTGACAATCCCGCAATATATTTTGTTCCAGAAGTTGGGTTGGGTCAACACGTTTAAGCCTTTGATCATACCCTCTTTTTTTGGCGGGGCCTTCTTTATTTTCCTGCTGATTCAATTTCTGCGCGGGATTCCCAAAGAACTCGATGAGTCGGCCAAAATTGATGGCTGCGGACTATTTGGCATTTTGGCGCGTATTCTTCTTCCGCTGCTCATTTCTCCGATCATTACCGTGGCGATTTTCAAGTTTTACTGGACATGGGATGACTTTTTCAGTCCATTGTTGTATCTCAATTCCCCCAAGCTGGCTACGGTCGCCCTAGCGCTCAAAAACTTTTCCGACCCCACCATGCAAACCGATTGGGGCGCCTTATTCGCAATGTCGGTCCTATCGCTTGTGCCTGTCGTCCTCGTCTTTGCCGGATTTCAGAAATATATGGTTGATGGTATCAGCACGACTGGACTTAAAGGATAG
- a CDS encoding serine hydrolase domain-containing protein, which translates to MDSQLKAILATKRVQRWVDRPNHQLTVGLIHHSARTIWTSGQSSVVDASHFLYEIGSISKTITGLLLAIGEQNGVWHRSDRLSDFVPEWSTNSFASQTSLLQLATHTAGLPRLPTNLKNSIINKMNPYANYKDDDLFSAVSAESAKNSNKHSYSNYGFGLLGWLLARRLGVSLDAALRDLVFKPLGMVDTALELPGNHRGHLLPVFNAKGKSVPHWDFQDTVAGAGAVKSTVSDMLNYIEAHWKDVAPPFPAALEECRKAHHDIIKSKGIGIGFGWMFYREKDGSTTHWHNGGTYGSSSFAAFNRDKQIGLIILSNNGGDIWGQLAPLIGIRKMSVDSLAALLTKKLFTADCS; encoded by the coding sequence ATGGATAGTCAGCTAAAGGCAATCCTTGCGACAAAGCGTGTTCAGCGGTGGGTCGATCGTCCCAACCATCAGTTAACAGTCGGATTGATTCATCATTCAGCTCGCACAATCTGGACTTCGGGACAGAGCAGCGTGGTTGATGCCTCGCACTTCCTTTATGAGATTGGCTCGATTTCCAAAACAATCACCGGCCTATTATTGGCAATCGGCGAGCAGAATGGCGTTTGGCATCGTTCTGATCGGCTGTCGGATTTCGTTCCCGAATGGTCCACTAATTCATTTGCCAGTCAGACATCCTTGCTGCAACTGGCGACTCACACGGCAGGTCTTCCAAGATTGCCGACAAATTTGAAAAACTCCATCATAAATAAAATGAATCCTTATGCGAATTACAAAGACGATGATTTATTCAGCGCTGTTTCAGCGGAAAGTGCTAAGAATTCCAACAAACACAGCTATTCCAATTACGGCTTTGGCTTGCTGGGATGGCTGCTTGCCCGACGATTGGGCGTTAGTTTGGATGCCGCTTTGCGTGATCTGGTTTTTAAACCTCTCGGCATGGTCGATACCGCATTAGAACTCCCGGGAAATCATCGCGGGCACCTGCTGCCTGTCTTCAATGCCAAGGGGAAATCTGTCCCGCATTGGGATTTTCAGGATACGGTAGCCGGGGCGGGTGCCGTGAAGTCGACGGTGTCAGATATGCTAAACTACATAGAGGCTCACTGGAAAGACGTCGCTCCCCCCTTTCCAGCTGCGTTAGAGGAATGCAGGAAAGCGCACCACGACATTATCAAAAGCAAGGGAATCGGCATTGGTTTTGGCTGGATGTTCTACAGAGAGAAGGATGGTTCCACAACGCACTGGCACAATGGAGGAACGTACGGATCGAGCAGTTTTGCAGCGTTCAATCGCGATAAACAAATCGGATTAATCATTTTATCCAATAACGGTGGTGATATTTGGGGGCAGCTTGCCCCCTTGATCGGTATCCGCAAAATGTCTGTTGATTCGCTTGCTGCCCTGCTTACAAAGAAGCTGTTTACAGCCGATTGTAGCTAA
- a CDS encoding oxidoreductase — protein MITTKSRNLDTPITIGSTEFRNRLIVAPMQQYKGSPQGCATEHHIQHYARIAKGVGFLIVESTAVSANGRLVPNDIGIYSDRHIDPLKRVTAAVHDQQTPIFVQLSHGGRKSAPEVTQRLIAPSAIPYDDFYGTPAELSVSEMEELVEDYRRAARRSLEAGFDGIELHAAHGFLIHQFLSPLSNHRSDAYGGTPRGRAKLLRDTLAAIRSETGPHYPVIVRVSATDYAEGGLNPQELALMLKPLAADGLLDAVDVSSGGLLPVQPADTHPGYQLPAAAIMKQHLHVPVIAVGKIYTRSFADQIIADGLADAVAIGRPLLEDPDYAQTMIGLQA, from the coding sequence ATGATCACAACGAAATCACGGAACTTAGATACCCCCATCACCATTGGCAGCACCGAGTTTCGCAATCGGTTAATTGTGGCGCCCATGCAGCAATACAAAGGCTCGCCCCAAGGCTGCGCGACAGAACATCATATTCAGCATTACGCAAGAATTGCCAAAGGCGTCGGATTCCTGATCGTGGAGTCAACAGCTGTATCCGCGAACGGCAGGCTTGTGCCTAACGACATTGGCATTTATTCAGATCGGCACATCGATCCCCTAAAAAGAGTAACCGCTGCCGTCCATGACCAGCAAACTCCGATATTCGTTCAATTATCTCATGGCGGACGAAAATCAGCGCCAGAAGTGACGCAGCGACTGATTGCGCCAAGTGCCATCCCCTATGACGACTTTTACGGTACGCCAGCAGAATTGTCCGTCTCCGAAATGGAGGAACTCGTCGAAGATTACCGCCGGGCAGCCAGACGCAGCCTAGAGGCTGGTTTCGATGGCATTGAGCTGCATGCGGCGCATGGATTTTTGATTCATCAGTTTCTGTCGCCGCTCTCCAATCACCGCAGCGATGCCTACGGCGGAACGCCTCGCGGCAGGGCCAAACTTCTGCGAGACACGCTTGCCGCAATCCGCTCCGAAACCGGCCCGCACTACCCGGTTATCGTGCGGGTCTCCGCAACGGATTACGCCGAAGGCGGCCTTAATCCGCAGGAGCTTGCGCTCATGCTCAAACCGCTTGCAGCGGATGGACTTCTGGATGCCGTTGATGTATCATCCGGCGGCCTGCTGCCCGTCCAGCCGGCCGATACTCATCCAGGCTACCAGCTCCCTGCTGCCGCCATCATGAAGCAGCATCTTCACGTGCCGGTCATCGCCGTCGGCAAAATCTACACCCGCAGCTTCGCGGATCAGATCATCGCGGACGGATTGGCTGATGCCGTCGCTATCGGCCGCCCGCTGCTGGAAGACCCCGATTACGCACAGACGATGATTGGCTTGCAGGCGTGA
- a CDS encoding Lrp/AsnC family transcriptional regulator produces the protein MDGIDTKILALLHENARMPVAEIGRTIAMTQPAVTERIRKLEEQGIIAGYKAVLSPKKLGKEVTAFVLFKTSRCTDFQEFCSQSPDVIELYRISGEYNFMMKIITASMDSFTVFLDSCSPHGFSSTLIVLSAAIENKHLLAEPGE, from the coding sequence ATGGACGGAATCGACACGAAGATTCTTGCCCTGCTGCATGAGAATGCGCGAATGCCGGTAGCCGAAATCGGCCGGACGATCGCAATGACGCAACCAGCGGTTACGGAGCGGATACGGAAGCTTGAAGAGCAGGGGATCATCGCTGGCTATAAGGCTGTTCTCTCACCCAAGAAGCTGGGCAAGGAGGTTACGGCTTTCGTTCTGTTCAAGACGAGCAGATGTACGGACTTCCAGGAATTTTGTTCGCAATCTCCGGATGTTATTGAACTGTACCGCATCAGCGGGGAGTATAATTTTATGATGAAAATAATTACGGCATCGATGGATTCGTTCACTGTTTTTCTCGATTCATGCAGCCCGCATGGTTTTTCTTCGACACTTATCGTGCTCTCGGCAGCGATTGAGAATAAGCATTTGCTTGCTGAACCAGGCGAATAA